A section of the Jaculus jaculus isolate mJacJac1 chromosome 6, mJacJac1.mat.Y.cur, whole genome shotgun sequence genome encodes:
- the Cd8b gene encoding T-cell surface glycoprotein CD8 beta chain has protein sequence MQPPRWLVLAVHLAALHGSSALQQAPRSTEVLTNQSVVMSCETSLQSASSIYWLRQRRAPGKDGRYEFLASWSPSKGTTHGSGVTEENLTAFCYLTRCSLNLTSVKPADSGTYFCVTLGSPELNFGQGTQLSVVDFFPTTTQPTTKTSPRRKVCRLPSPEIRRGPTCGSIPLSLLVAGIVVLLVSLSVAVRFHCLRKKARLRFMKQFYK, from the exons ATGCAGCCCCCGCGCTGGCTCGTCCTGGCTGTGCACCTGGCAG CTCTCCATGGAAGCTCTGCCCTCCAGCAAGCTCCGAGGTCCACAGAAGTTCTGACCAACCAGTCGGTCGTTATGTCCTGTGAGACGTCCTTGCAAAGCGCATCCTCCATCTACTGGCTAAGGCAGCGCCGTGCCCCCGGCAAGGACGGCCGCTATGAGTTCCTGGCCAGCTGGAGCCCTTCCAAAGGGACCACGCATGGAAGCGGGGTGACAGAGGAAAATCTAACTGCATTTTGTTACCTGACCCGGTGCAGTCTCAATCTCACCAGCGTGAAGCCTGCGGACAGTGGCACTTACTTCTGTGTGACACTTGGGAGCCCCGAGCTGAACTTTGGCCAGGGAACTCAGCTGAGTGTGG TGGACTTCTTTCCTACAACGACCCAGCCCACCACGAAGACCAGCCCCAGGAGGAAAGTATGCCGGCTTCCCAGCCCAGAGATCCGGAGAG GCCCAACGTGTGGCTCCATCCCCCTCAGCCTGCTGGTGGCCGGGATTGTGGTTCTGCTGGTGTCCTTGAGTGTGGCCGTCCGCTTTCACT GCTTACGGAAGAAAGCTCGACTTCGCTTCATGAAACA GTTTTACAAATGA